CGGCATGCAGACCTCGAAGACGATCGTGGCGGTCAACAAGGACGCCGAGGCCCCGATCTTCGACCTCGTCGACTACGGCGTCGTCGGCGACCTCTTCGACGTCGTCCCGCAGCTCACCGAGGAGATCAACTCCCGTAAGGGCTGATCGAGTCGGGCTGTCACGAGGCCCCCGCGACCGCACCGGCGGTCGCGGGGGCCTCGGCTCGTTGCGGAGTGTCCGCGACGTCAGCCAGGAGTGAGCGACACCTGCACGGGCAGATGGTCGCTCGGGAACTGACCGTGCTTGGAGAAGGTGTTCGCCGAGGCGCGGTGCACCGTCACCCCCGGCGTCGCCAGGATCCAGTCGATCCGGTCGCCGTCGGGGACGAGCCCCTTGTAGCCGTGGAAGGTGCCGTAGAGCGGCCCGCGCTCGACCGCCGCGTCCCAGGTGTCGACGAGCCCGATGTCCAGCAGCGCGTCGTAGACGGGGTTGCGGTGCGCCGCCACGTTGAAGTCGCCCGTCATCAGCAGCGGCAGGGAAGTGTCCAGCCGGGCCATCCGCGCGGAGATCAGCGGTACGGAGCGCGTGCGCGCGCGTCGGCTCGCGTTGTCCAGATGGGTGTTGAGGAGGTAGAACTCCCGCTCCTCGTCGCGCAGATCGCGGAAACGGACCCAGGTGACCATGCGGACGCAGGAGCCGCCCCAGGTGTTCGAGCCGATCACGTCCGGGGTGTCGGAGAGCCAGAAGTGGTCGTACTCGACCGGGGCCAGGCGGCGGGTGTCGTAGAACACGGCCGCGAACTCGTCCCGGCTGCCGCCCGCGCGGCCCGTGCCGATCCAGTCGTAGCGCCGGCCGAGGT
Above is a genomic segment from Streptomyces sp. R21 containing:
- a CDS encoding endonuclease/exonuclease/phosphatase family protein; this translates as MSNTSRVTRRMGLRTGAAAAAVLPLLGAAAVPGRRPGRRLDVMTFNLRYASAFEPNSWSARRPVMRELLHREAPAVIGTQEGLYQQLRDIESDLGRRYDWIGTGRAGGSRDEFAAVFYDTRRLAPVEYDHFWLSDTPDVIGSNTWGGSCVRMVTWVRFRDLRDEEREFYLLNTHLDNASRRARTRSVPLISARMARLDTSLPLLMTGDFNVAAHRNPVYDALLDIGLVDTWDAAVERGPLYGTFHGYKGLVPDGDRIDWILATPGVTVHRASANTFSKHGQFPSDHLPVQVSLTPG